The genomic window GGACTTGTTGCGGCGTGAGCTTCAGCCCCAGCCGCATCTGTTGAGAGAGATTGATCATACGTTAAAGCGTTAGCTCACAAGCTACTGATGGTTTTCTTTTTCTCGTTTGTCTCTGCAATGCGAAGCGAATTCTTTATACCAATCTTTTCCGAAGGCTCGCGTCAATGATTCGCGGACGAACTCCACGAGTGAAACATGCTCCGAAGCTCCTCGCTCGAGTGCTGGCCGGCATTCTGCAAGTTCCTCGAACCGGAGCTTGGTTGGCAAGCCGGGAGCTACGCGAATCGGGAAAAGATGGCACGAGATCGGTTTGCGCCAGGAGATTTCGTCATTTTGGAACGCTTTTTCAAATGAGCATTTCGCGACTTGATCTTCAAAAAACGCAAAAACACAGGCTTTTCGGTCAACTACTTGAGTCGAATGGTCTCCTTTGCGACCCTGGATCAATCCCCGCTCGTCAATGGTGTCTTTGTGGCGAAAAGTGAGATACTTCTTCACAATCGGGTATGCATTCTCAATTTCCACCACCTCTTGGTCAAGAAGGGGCGCCCCCCTTTGACCGGGCATCGTGCAACAGGCCCCTTTGCAGCGATCCAAATCGCATACGAAAAGGGTTTTGGGTATCGCAGCGTCGATGAGAAACTCGTCCAACATTGCCATATTCTGGAGCACCTGCCGTATAGTATCATCTATTTTCTTAAAAAACCATAGGGAGCGGCCCCCGCTGAACTTGAAAATGCCTTCGAATTCTCCCAAGTTACTGCTACAACCTTCTGGAAATTGCGAGATCTAATCCTATGTCAACGACATCAAAAACGAACACGACGGATGAGATGATTGATCTGGACCTGGTTCAACGGGCAAAGCGTGGGGATACGGGGGCATTTGAGGAACTCGTCTTCCGGTATGACAGGCAGGTTCTGACGATCGCAGCGCGCTACGTCCAGAGCTCGGAAGATGCGAAGGACATCTATCAGGAAGTATTCATGAGGGTCTATCGCTCGCTTCCGAAGTTTCAGCTCAAGAGTCAGTTTTCAACCTGGCTGTTTCGCATTACGACGAATGTTTGTCTGACGCACAGGTCAAGACGTAAGCGCCACGTTCACACGTCGCTGAGTCATGAACCTGATGATGAACACGCCGCAGGAATAGCTGAAGCGATTGCCGAGTCGAGAACAACGGACCGGCAGGTGGAACGGGCAGATACGGCATTGCACATTTCAAAGGCAATTGACCGACTCTCTTCGAAGCAGAAAATGGTCTTCACGCTCAAGTTTTACGATGGCTACAAGATCCGCGAGATCGCCGAGATGATGGGGCTTGCAGAAGGAACGGTCAAGCGGTATTTGTTCGCAGCCACAAAGAAGATTCGCTCGTCACTGCAGGATTTGATATAGGTCGCACATGGTGAACACGAAGGACACGCTATGAAACATGATCAGTACATAGAATTGCTTCATCTCTCATTCTACCATGAACTCGGCGACGAAGAACAGGTGGTCCTGAACGAGCATCTCGCGTCCTGTGCGGAGTGCCGGGCTGAGGCCGTGGATTTCGGTAAGCTGGAGTCGGTGCTCGCAAAGGCTCCTCGCTTCGAGGTGAACGACGTGTTGCTTGATGAAGCGCGCCGAGATCTGAGAGTCGCGCTGCGTCTTGAACGAACGAGGCATTCTTCTCTATCCGAATGGCTGGAGAAGCTCGACGTGTTTTCTTCCCCGGGTCTTCGCCTTGCGTTTGGGGGAGTGGCCGCACTCGTCCTCGGTGTTGCCATCGGGTATCTTGTCTTCATGCCATCAGATGAAGGAAGTGCACGAGGAATGATGCCGGGTCTCCGCCAGGCGTCCATCCAGCAGAGCCAAACGCGGGTTTCGAATTTTCGGATCATTCAGCAAACGGCAGAGACATCTGAAGTTGAGGTGAGTTTCGACATGGTGACGCCTGTCCGCATGAAGGGCAATTCGAATGACAACGCAATGCAGCGAGTCATGGCCCAAGCCCTCATGAGTGATCAGAACCCAGGTGCGCGATTGCTCACGGTGAGTGCTCTGGCCAATCAGGTCGAGTCGACAAAAACACCCGACAAGGAGATCAAGAGCGCCTTGATCCAGGCGATGAAAGCAGACGAAAACGTCGGTGTTCGAAGAGAAGCTCTCAAGGCTGTTCAGAGATTCCAGACTGATAGGGAAATCAAGGACGCGCTGCTCTTCGTTCTGAAAAATGAATCAAACCCGAGCATGCGTATCGACGTCATCAACTTTCTGGAAAAGCCAATGCTGGGCAGTAAGAATATTGATCAGGACGTCCTCAATGGTCTGAAGCAGAGCATGCAGTCTGATAACAACAACTACATTCGCATCCGTGCGAAAAACATCTACGAGGAGGCAAACCAGCAATGAAAAAACATGCCAGGTATATGATCGCGACCATTTTGGTTGCAGTTCCGATGCTGCTCGCGTTCAGCGGGTTCGTCGAAGATGATTCGCGCTCCAAGTCGTTCACAGTTGGCAAAGGCGGGACGCTCGAGGTCTCCGTGGACGGAGGTGACATCAAAATCAACGTGTGGGACAAGAACGAGGTCTTCGTGAAAGTGGACGGAATCAATGAGGAAGACCTTGATCGCTTGAAGATGAATCAGAGCGGGAACGATGTTCGGGTGGAATTCCGAAATCGCAAGAGCTGGGGCGGATGGAATAGCGGCCATCTGCGGTTCGAAATCACAGTTCCATCACAGTATAATGCGGATCTTCACACGTCTGGCGGAGATATCGCTGTGAAGGGGACAATGAGTGGGAGAATCTCTGGTGGCACGTCAGGCGGTGACGTGAAGCTCGAAGACGTCAAAGGGGGCAGAGTTGAGTTGTCGACGTCAGGCGGTGACATGAGAACCGGAGATATTCAGGGAGACGTCGTCCTGAAGACTTCCGGAGGCAATATTGAGATGGGCGTCGTCGGAGGAGAAGCCAACATATCGACTTCAGGCGGTGATATTGTTGTCAAGGGCGTAGGGAAATCGTTGAAAGCACACACGTCTGGTGGAGATATAGAGATTGGGGATGTTGGGGGAGAGGCGAGAGTTTCGACCTCAGGCGGCGATGTGCGTGTTCGCAAAGTGACGGGAAATGCAACACTGAGCACCTCGGGTGGCAATATTCACCTGGAAAGCGCGAGTGGGACCGTGAAGACCAATACTTCCGGCGGTGATATTTCTCTTCAGAATATTTCCGGGTCGATCGAAGCCGCCACTGCCGGCGGAGACGTTGATGCGGAACTCCGGCCAAGCGGAAAAGGTCGGAGCAAGCTGTCATCCGCCGGGGGACAGATTACACTCTCCATCCCAGAGGACGCAAAAGCCACAATCGAAGCAACAATCCGGATCGAAGGACGGTGGGGAAGCAGCAAAGGCGACTACAAGGTGCGATCTGATTTCAAGGCTGATACGAACGAGCAGGACCAGGACGAGCGCGAAATCAGGGCAACGTACAAGCTTAATGGTGGTGGGGAACTCATTACGCTCAAGACGGTAAATTCCGACATTTCCATCCGGAAACTCCATAAGTAAGTCATTCTCGATGTGTTGTCAACCGCAGACCCCCGGCCCATTGGACCGGGGGTTTTTGTTTGACTATTGGTTACATCTGAAGTAGGTTGGTTGAAATAAACACGGTGGTTCTACACGATGATGTCAACCGCATTGCCGGTGGCGTCGTCTAATCTTTGAACATCAAATGGAAGGCTTCCGAATGCCCCCTGACCGGGAGCGGCAACTGATACTGGCTGTGCAGGAAGGAAGCCACGATGCATTTCGAGAACTGGTCGAATTGCACATGCGACGTGTCTATGATCTCGCATATGGGTTCGTCAACGACCATGATGACGCAGAGGACGTTGCACAGGAAGCGTTTGTGAAAGCATACCACGCTCTCGGGAGCTTCCGGCAGGAATCTGGTTTCAGCACTTGGTTGTACCGCATCACGACAAACAGCGCGCTTGACAGGCTGAAACAAAAAAAGCGATCCACTGCCCGGTTTGTACCAATGGAGGAATCAGATCTGAGTGGGATGTCAGCCGGCCAGGGAACCGATCAAGGTGAACAGAGCATGATGATCGAACGCGCTCTGCACGAGCTTCCGACGCTCCAGCGGGCTGTCGTGATGCTCCGGCACATCGACGGGTTCTCGACGAAACAAGTCAGTGACATGTTGAAATGCTCGGAAGGGACCGTGAAGACTCATCTTCACAGGGGACTAAGGAAAATGCGGATGAAGTTGGAGCATCTGAAGGACGACGGATCATGAAAACACATCGGACAATCAAGAACAATTTGTACGGGTACCTCAACGGTGAGCTGTCTGCCGAAGACGCAAAGGCCTGTGAAGCGCACGTGAAATCGTGCGCGTCGTGTGCCGGCGAACTCCAGGCGATGCGCGAAACGATGGGTCTCCTCATCGAAAAGGTACGGCGGCCAAGCGGGCAGCGTAGTGAGTTGTACTGGCAGCAGTTTGCCCAGAAGGTCGACCGACGGATTCAAATGGCGGCGGCGGAAGACGAGCCGCAATCGTTTGTGGGACGACTCATGAACGTACTCGTGGAAAACCGGAAGCCATTCAGTTTCGGATTTGCATCGGCGTTGTCCTTGATTGTCCTTGCGTTCGCGGTCTGGAGTCTTTGGATCAAGGCCCCGGTACCCGACCAGATCGCCTCGGACTCTGCCGGTCATACACCGAACGGGCTGGGTGTGAACGTCGAAAAGACCTCCCTTGAAGCGCGCACTGCAGACTATCTCGAGCAGTCAAAGATCATCCTGATCGGGATCATGAACACAGATACAAAATCTTTGGTAGAATCGAAGTCACTCCTGAAACGCGAGCGCGAGATTTCCAGGACGCTCGTCCGCGAATCTCATGAGATTTCCTCGGAGCTCACCGATCCGTCCCAGCAGCGTCTGCGGGAGCTTGTCTCGGATCTGGGCCTCATTCTTGTCCAGATCGCCAACATTGAGTCTAATCATGGAGCCCAGGGAGTTGAGATTGTACAAGGGGGCGTCGAGCGAAACGGCGTTCTCTTTAAGATAAACCTTGAGGAGATAGAGAGGGTAACTCGGTCCTCACCAGGCAAGGGAATTGAAAACAAGACGAAGTCGATTATTTGAAGGGAGTATGAACATGAAGAACGATCGGGAACATTTCTGGAGCATCAACTTGTTTTCTGCTCTTGTGCTTGCGGCGCTGGGGATATCGATGGGCCAGCATGCATTCGCACAGCACGGCGTTTCAATCACAAAGCCATCAAAGACACCGTCGGCGGTAGCTGCGCCGAACGCTGCAGCGCAGGATGCCGCGGCGGCGGCAGTGACGCTCGGGGGGCTCTCGTCCAGCCTGAGTGAGCTTCCGGTTGCATTGGGATCGATTGGTACGACTCTCGGCCAGCTGGAATTCGAGCTTGCGCAGGTTCCAGGCCGGTTGTATTACGATGCGGAACACTCTCTCACCATCGCAGGATTCGAAATGCCACCAGTGGCGTTGGCTCAAGCGGCGGCTGAGATCGGGTCGGTGCGGTATGAGTTATCCAACCTGAGTCCAACGATCGCCGGAGTGGGCTACTATGGGCAGGATGCCGCCACAGTTGCGGGACAGGAATCCGGCGCAGCTTCGAAAGCATACCAGAAGGCGTATGATTTGGTGCTGGATAAGAAGTGGGTGGAAGCCCAGAAGGCGTTGGACAATTTCATCGGCTCATACAGGAATAGCTCGAATGCCGATGCTGCTCGCTATTGGAGATGCTATACCCAGGAGAAATCCGGGACATCGAATGAAGAGGCCTTCAAGAAATATCAGGAATATGTCAAATCATATCCTCACAGCAGGTGGGCTGACGATGCCAGGACGAACATGATCCGGCTTGGCTCTGAACTCGCGAAGCAGGGGAAGGGCGAATATGCAGCGATTGTCCAGACTCTGCAGCAAGGAGACGATGAAGACGTGAAACTGACGGCACTGTATGCACTCAGGAGCAGCGCGGATGAGAAATCCCTGCCGGTGATCATCGGCCTCTATGATCGGTCAAAAAGCGAGAAGATGCGCGAGAAGATCGTTTACGTCCTTGGCAGCTACGACGCACCGCAGGTTGTGCCGAAACTCGCTGATATCGCTGTCAACGATCCGAGCATGACCGTTCGGAAGAATGCGGTGTATGCTCTTGGCAATACAAAGAAGAGTGAAGCGTCATCCTCGCTGAAGAAAATTGCCAAATCGCAGGCAGACACTGAAATCCGGACAACTGCGCTTTATGCTCTGGCAAACGTCGGTGACGATGACCTCGTACCGTATCTCGCAGAGGTCGCGAGGACTGACCCGAACGAGAAGATCGCCCGCACAGCAGCAATTGCCATCTCCAACGTTCATAGCGATGAGTCGACGAAGGCGTTGCAATCGCTGCTCAAGGAGGCAAAATCAACGGAAGTAAAAAAGGCCGCCCTCCAATCCATCAGCAATAGGGGGGATGCGTCGGCAGTCTCGGTGCTGAAAGACATCGCGGTGAATGAGTCAGACAACGACATGAAAAGGACGGCGACGTACGCTCTTGGTAATATTCACTCCCCGGCTTCCTTTGAGGCATTGAAATACATCGTCACGTCTGCGAAAGACTCGAAGATTAAGGAAGCTGCGGTTCAGGCTCTCGGAAACAACGGTGGGACTGAGGCACGCGAGTTTCTGAAAACAATCGCACTCTCGGATCAGGATGATAATGTCGCCCGCATGGCAATCTATTCCGTTGGAAATGCTC from Ignavibacteriales bacterium includes these protein-coding regions:
- a CDS encoding RNA polymerase sigma factor, with the protein product MSTTSKTNTTDEMIDLDLVQRAKRGDTGAFEELVFRYDRQVLTIAARYVQSSEDAKDIYQEVFMRVYRSLPKFQLKSQFSTWLFRITTNVCLTHRSRRKRHVHTSLSHEPDDEHAAGIAEAIAESRTTDRQVERADTALHISKAIDRLSSKQKMVFTLKFYDGYKIREIAEMMGLAEGTVKRYLFAATKKIRSSLQDLI
- a CDS encoding HEAT repeat domain-containing protein yields the protein MKHDQYIELLHLSFYHELGDEEQVVLNEHLASCAECRAEAVDFGKLESVLAKAPRFEVNDVLLDEARRDLRVALRLERTRHSSLSEWLEKLDVFSSPGLRLAFGGVAALVLGVAIGYLVFMPSDEGSARGMMPGLRQASIQQSQTRVSNFRIIQQTAETSEVEVSFDMVTPVRMKGNSNDNAMQRVMAQALMSDQNPGARLLTVSALANQVESTKTPDKEIKSALIQAMKADENVGVRREALKAVQRFQTDREIKDALLFVLKNESNPSMRIDVINFLEKPMLGSKNIDQDVLNGLKQSMQSDNNNYIRIRAKNIYEEANQQ
- a CDS encoding DUF4097 family beta strand repeat-containing protein, whose protein sequence is MKKHARYMIATILVAVPMLLAFSGFVEDDSRSKSFTVGKGGTLEVSVDGGDIKINVWDKNEVFVKVDGINEEDLDRLKMNQSGNDVRVEFRNRKSWGGWNSGHLRFEITVPSQYNADLHTSGGDIAVKGTMSGRISGGTSGGDVKLEDVKGGRVELSTSGGDMRTGDIQGDVVLKTSGGNIEMGVVGGEANISTSGGDIVVKGVGKSLKAHTSGGDIEIGDVGGEARVSTSGGDVRVRKVTGNATLSTSGGNIHLESASGTVKTNTSGGDISLQNISGSIEAATAGGDVDAELRPSGKGRSKLSSAGGQITLSIPEDAKATIEATIRIEGRWGSSKGDYKVRSDFKADTNEQDQDEREIRATYKLNGGGELITLKTVNSDISIRKLHK
- a CDS encoding RNA polymerase sigma factor; this translates as MPPDRERQLILAVQEGSHDAFRELVELHMRRVYDLAYGFVNDHDDAEDVAQEAFVKAYHALGSFRQESGFSTWLYRITTNSALDRLKQKKRSTARFVPMEESDLSGMSAGQGTDQGEQSMMIERALHELPTLQRAVVMLRHIDGFSTKQVSDMLKCSEGTVKTHLHRGLRKMRMKLEHLKDDGS
- a CDS encoding zf-HC2 domain-containing protein — translated: MKTHRTIKNNLYGYLNGELSAEDAKACEAHVKSCASCAGELQAMRETMGLLIEKVRRPSGQRSELYWQQFAQKVDRRIQMAAAEDEPQSFVGRLMNVLVENRKPFSFGFASALSLIVLAFAVWSLWIKAPVPDQIASDSAGHTPNGLGVNVEKTSLEARTADYLEQSKIILIGIMNTDTKSLVESKSLLKREREISRTLVRESHEISSELTDPSQQRLRELVSDLGLILVQIANIESNHGAQGVEIVQGGVERNGVLFKINLEEIERVTRSSPGKGIENKTKSII
- a CDS encoding HEAT repeat domain-containing protein, producing the protein MKNDREHFWSINLFSALVLAALGISMGQHAFAQHGVSITKPSKTPSAVAAPNAAAQDAAAAAVTLGGLSSSLSELPVALGSIGTTLGQLEFELAQVPGRLYYDAEHSLTIAGFEMPPVALAQAAAEIGSVRYELSNLSPTIAGVGYYGQDAATVAGQESGAASKAYQKAYDLVLDKKWVEAQKALDNFIGSYRNSSNADAARYWRCYTQEKSGTSNEEAFKKYQEYVKSYPHSRWADDARTNMIRLGSELAKQGKGEYAAIVQTLQQGDDEDVKLTALYALRSSADEKSLPVIIGLYDRSKSEKMREKIVYVLGSYDAPQVVPKLADIAVNDPSMTVRKNAVYALGNTKKSEASSSLKKIAKSQADTEIRTTALYALANVGDDDLVPYLAEVARTDPNEKIARTAAIAISNVHSDESTKALQSLLKEAKSTEVKKAALQSISNRGDASAVSVLKDIAVNESDNDMKRTATYALGNIHSPASFEALKYIVTSAKDSKIKEAAVQALGNNGGTEAREFLKTIALSDQDDNVARMAIYSVGNAREGSSDSDASFYLEVLRKARSLEVKKAALYQFANTNKSSAAKTLGQFVKDEKDPDLRIAAVYVLGNAKNDEAVDVLLEIARNDAAKKARTAAVSALSNIGTKKAQEALLKILEGKTKD